From Anopheles coluzzii chromosome 3, AcolN3, whole genome shotgun sequence, the proteins below share one genomic window:
- the LOC120955161 gene encoding echinoderm microtubule-associated protein-like 2 isoform X4, which produces MIKYHRVQSLEEMLETEKAGLVERVYDLERQVLEHKDEIVCLKSTLADVLRRLATIDNSYENSTSGSGRGGTGTPAAGGAGGGSGGHHTVSDNVSASGQNSLSSKSFRFSRNTLTRLNSTVDEKRFGRVPSRVTSSPSRVKTNLAQKAIHYSNGSLHSDSMSSHSISPAPSPSPRQPNASAVANSHHALLASSGGMGKRWSSTGDFISTPGSPSGTGSSGSMSRFSAKSLLNLSGNSSRQGQTHPYVQRKNEDDEYVKLYISGRPIVIHLPEAQLSTYELTKVQPAPNRRLRLDWAYGYRGKDCRSNLYQLPTGEMVYFVAAVVILYNMDEHTQRHYLGHTDDVKSLAVHPNKLLVASGQCGGHEGRDSLPHILIWNSVSLATLNMIGCGEFTGSINCLSFSRADSGSILAAIDDSPDKIISIWDWQKKEGGRKITETKCSVDTVVAVEFHPLDKGQIITIGKNHIAFWSLDQNGMLYKRMGVFESFEKPKYVTAISFTQTGDVVTGDSSGNLAVWKRGTNVISRFLKKVHEGPVFSICALRNGGFVTGGKDGLLLLFDDALHIKAEQIVEAHFGAVRVVAEGKGSQLLIGTTKNCILSGDFTLSLVPIVMGHTDILWSLATHPQVAQFVTGGRDRLLQLWDSLSHSVVWSKDIGEPIHAVQIANAGDVIVAGGVGGRWSVFDIVTRELLATYTDGQEVIQCMQFSPDGNLLAVGSKDNCIYIYQCTKVAHRFSKIGKCTGHSSFISHLDWSKDSQVLRSNSGDYEILYWNPTLCRQITSQSTVKNLEWATQNCSVSFETIGIWPENFDGTDINSVCKDGEEQFLVCADDFGKIRLFSFPASQPKSLSHSYRGHSSHVTAVQFMHDGVRLLSAGGMDTSVLQWRVV; this is translated from the exons ATGATAAAGTATCATCGGGTGCAATCATTAG AGGAAATGCTGGAAACCGAAAAGGCCGGCCTAGTGGAGCGAGTGTACGATCTCGAGCGGCAGGTACTGGAGCACAAGGATGAGATCGTCTGTCTCAAGTCCACGCTGGCCGATGTATTACGTCGGCTGGCCACAATAGATAACAGCTACGAGAACAGCACGAGCGGCAGCGGTCGCGGCGGTACCGGGACGCCTGCTGCGGGCGGTGCGGGAGGAGGCAGCGGCGGACATCATACGGTCAGCGATAACGTTTCCGCCAGTGGGCAGAATAGTTTATCCAGCAAAAGTTTTCGCTTCTCCCGCAACACACTCACGAGGC TAAATTCCACCGTGGATGAAAAACGCTTCGGTCGCGTCCCGTCGCGGGTGACCAGCTCGCCGTCCCGCGTAAAGACGAACCTCGCGCAAAAGGCCATCCACTATTCGAACGGCTCGCTGCACTCCGACTCGATGAGCAGTCATTCGATCTCGCCCGCCCCGTCCCCTTCGCCGCGGCAACCGAATGCGTCCGCTGTGGCCAACTCGCACCATGCCCTGCTCGCGTCGTCCGGCGGCATGGGCAAGCGGTGGTCCTCGACGGGAGATTTCATCAGCACACCCGGCAGCCCGAGCGGCACCGGAAGCAGTGGAAG CATGTCGAGGTTTTCGGCCAAATCACTGCTGAATCTCAGTGGCAACTCCAGCCGCCAGGGCCAAACGCATCCGTACGTGCAGCGCAAGAACGAGGACGACGAGTACGTGAAGCTGTACATCAGCGGACGGCCGATCGTAATTCACCTTCCCGAAGCACAACTGTCCACGTACGAGCTGACGAAGGTGCAGCCGGCCCCGAACAGACGCTTGCGGCTCGATTGGGCCTACGGCTACCGCGGCAAGGACTGTCGCTCCAATCTGTACCAGCTGCCGACCGGCGAGATGGTGTACTTTGTGGCAGCCGTCGTCATCCTGTACAACATGGACGAGCACACGCAGCGTCACTACCTCGGGCACACGGACGACGTGAAGAGCCTGGCCGTCCATCCGAACAAGCTGCTGGTGGCCAGCGGTCAGTGCGGTGGGCACGAAGGGCGCGATTCGTTACCTCACATCCTCATCTGGAATTCGGTCTCGTTGGCCACGCTCAACATGATCGGTTGCGGCGAGTTTACCGGTTCGATCAACTGCCTTTCCTTCAGCCGAGCGGACAGTGGCAGCATTCTGGCCGCAATCGATGATTCGCCGGACAAGATCATCTCCATCTGGGACTGGCAGAAGAAGGAGGGCGGCCGCAAGATCACCGAAACCAAGTGCTCGGTCGATACGGTGGTGGCGGTCGAGTTTCACCCCCTCGATAAGGGACAGATCATTACGATAGGGAAAAATCATATCGCCTTTTGGTCGCTCGACCAGAACGGCATGCTGTACAAGCGGATGGGCGTGTTCGAGAGCTTCGAGAAGCCCAAGTACGTGACGGCGATCTCGTTCACGCAGACGGGCGACGTCGTGACCGGCGATTCGAGCGGCAATCTGGCCGTGTGGAAGCGGGGCACCAACGTTATCAGTCGCTTCCTGAAGAAGGTGCACGAGGGACCGGTGTTCTCGATCTGTGCCCTGCGCAATGGGGGCTTCGTGACGGGCGGCAAGGatggactgctgctgctgttcgacGACGCGCTCCACATCAAGGCGGAACAGATCGTCGAAGCACACTTCGGAGCGGTGCGAGTCGTAGCGGAGGGCAAGGGCTCGCAGCTGCTCATCGGTACGACGAAGAACTGCATACTCTCCGGTGACTTTACTCTCAGCCTCGTGCCGATCGTGATGGGCCACACGGACATTCTGTGGTCGCTGGCAACGCATCCGCAGGTGGCACAGTTCGTCACCGGCGGGCGGGACAGGTTGCTGCAGCTGTGGGACTCGCTGTCGCACTCGGTCGTGTGGAGCAAGGACATCGGCGAACCGATCCACGCAGTCCAGATAGCGAATGCGGGCGACGTGATTGTGGCGGGCGGTGTCGGTGGCCGTTGGTCGGTGTTCGATATCGTAACCCGGGAGCTGTTGGCCACGTACACGGACGGGCAGGAGGTGATACAGTGCATGCAGTTCTCACCCGACGGTAATCTGCTGGCGGTCGGCTCCAAAGACAACTGCATCTACATCTACCAGTGCACGAAGGTGGCGCACCGGTTTTCCAAGATTGGAAAGTGCACG GGTCATTCTAGTTTCATATCACATCTCGATTGGTCCAAGGACAGTCAAGTGTTGCGATCGAACTCGGGCGACTACGAAATACTATACT GGAATCCCACGCTTTGTCGCCAAATAACGAGCCAAAGCACGGTAAAGAACCTTGAATGGGCCACCCAGAACTGCTCGGTCAGCTTTGAAACGATCGGCATTTGGCCGGAAAATTTCGACGGCACGGACATCAACAGTGTGTGCAAGGACGGCGAGGAGCAGTTCCTGGTTTGTGCCGATGATTTCGGCAAAATTCGACTGTTTAGTTTCCCAGCATCGCAGCCAAAG TCGCTATCGCATAGTTACAGGGGACACAGCAGCCACGTAACAGCGGTACAGTTTATGCACGATGGCGTCCGTCTTCTGTCGGCCGGCGGTATGGACACAAGTGTACTGCAGTGGCGAGTAGTGTAA
- the LOC120955161 gene encoding echinoderm microtubule-associated protein-like 2 isoform X1, with amino-acid sequence MSNETDQETAATTGEGGVDIVKSSTMMSTQHQHHHHHHIMSTSVEEVDEQVLEMTQSTTTVSSSNSSSGVNTTNNIHSRAQKSYKNLHEFSEEMLETEKAGLVERVYDLERQVLEHKDEIVCLKSTLADVLRRLATIDNSYENSTSGSGRGGTGTPAAGGAGGGSGGHHTVSDNVSASGQNSLSSKSFRFSRNTLTRLNSTVDEKRFGRVPSRVTSSPSRVKTNLAQKAIHYSNGSLHSDSMSSHSISPAPSPSPRQPNASAVANSHHALLASSGGMGKRWSSTGDFISTPGSPSGTGSSGSMSRFSAKSLLNLSGNSSRQGQTHPYVQRKNEDDEYVKLYISGRPIVIHLPEAQLSTYELTKVQPAPNRRLRLDWAYGYRGKDCRSNLYQLPTGEMVYFVAAVVILYNMDEHTQRHYLGHTDDVKSLAVHPNKLLVASGQCGGHEGRDSLPHILIWNSVSLATLNMIGCGEFTGSINCLSFSRADSGSILAAIDDSPDKIISIWDWQKKEGGRKITETKCSVDTVVAVEFHPLDKGQIITIGKNHIAFWSLDQNGMLYKRMGVFESFEKPKYVTAISFTQTGDVVTGDSSGNLAVWKRGTNVISRFLKKVHEGPVFSICALRNGGFVTGGKDGLLLLFDDALHIKAEQIVEAHFGAVRVVAEGKGSQLLIGTTKNCILSGDFTLSLVPIVMGHTDILWSLATHPQVAQFVTGGRDRLLQLWDSLSHSVVWSKDIGEPIHAVQIANAGDVIVAGGVGGRWSVFDIVTRELLATYTDGQEVIQCMQFSPDGNLLAVGSKDNCIYIYQCTKVAHRFSKIGKCTGHSSFISHLDWSKDSQVLRSNSGDYEILYWNPTLCRQITSQSTVKNLEWATQNCSVSFETIGIWPENFDGTDINSVCKDGEEQFLVCADDFGKIRLFSFPASQPKSLSHSYRGHSSHVTAVQFMHDGVRLLSAGGMDTSVLQWRVV; translated from the exons ATGAGCAACGAAACTGACCAGGAAACGGCTGCTACGACTGGCGAAGGAGGAGTGGATATTGTTAAAAGCTCCACCATGATGTCGACTCAACAtcaacatcaccatcatcatcacataATGTCCACCAGCGTGGAGGAGGTGGATGAGCAGGTACTGGAGATGACACAGTCAACGACcaccgtcagcagcagcaacagcagcagcggcgtcaacaccaccaacaacatcCACAGCCGGGCTCAAAAGTCATACAAAAATTTGCATGAATTTTCAG AGGAAATGCTGGAAACCGAAAAGGCCGGCCTAGTGGAGCGAGTGTACGATCTCGAGCGGCAGGTACTGGAGCACAAGGATGAGATCGTCTGTCTCAAGTCCACGCTGGCCGATGTATTACGTCGGCTGGCCACAATAGATAACAGCTACGAGAACAGCACGAGCGGCAGCGGTCGCGGCGGTACCGGGACGCCTGCTGCGGGCGGTGCGGGAGGAGGCAGCGGCGGACATCATACGGTCAGCGATAACGTTTCCGCCAGTGGGCAGAATAGTTTATCCAGCAAAAGTTTTCGCTTCTCCCGCAACACACTCACGAGGC TAAATTCCACCGTGGATGAAAAACGCTTCGGTCGCGTCCCGTCGCGGGTGACCAGCTCGCCGTCCCGCGTAAAGACGAACCTCGCGCAAAAGGCCATCCACTATTCGAACGGCTCGCTGCACTCCGACTCGATGAGCAGTCATTCGATCTCGCCCGCCCCGTCCCCTTCGCCGCGGCAACCGAATGCGTCCGCTGTGGCCAACTCGCACCATGCCCTGCTCGCGTCGTCCGGCGGCATGGGCAAGCGGTGGTCCTCGACGGGAGATTTCATCAGCACACCCGGCAGCCCGAGCGGCACCGGAAGCAGTGGAAG CATGTCGAGGTTTTCGGCCAAATCACTGCTGAATCTCAGTGGCAACTCCAGCCGCCAGGGCCAAACGCATCCGTACGTGCAGCGCAAGAACGAGGACGACGAGTACGTGAAGCTGTACATCAGCGGACGGCCGATCGTAATTCACCTTCCCGAAGCACAACTGTCCACGTACGAGCTGACGAAGGTGCAGCCGGCCCCGAACAGACGCTTGCGGCTCGATTGGGCCTACGGCTACCGCGGCAAGGACTGTCGCTCCAATCTGTACCAGCTGCCGACCGGCGAGATGGTGTACTTTGTGGCAGCCGTCGTCATCCTGTACAACATGGACGAGCACACGCAGCGTCACTACCTCGGGCACACGGACGACGTGAAGAGCCTGGCCGTCCATCCGAACAAGCTGCTGGTGGCCAGCGGTCAGTGCGGTGGGCACGAAGGGCGCGATTCGTTACCTCACATCCTCATCTGGAATTCGGTCTCGTTGGCCACGCTCAACATGATCGGTTGCGGCGAGTTTACCGGTTCGATCAACTGCCTTTCCTTCAGCCGAGCGGACAGTGGCAGCATTCTGGCCGCAATCGATGATTCGCCGGACAAGATCATCTCCATCTGGGACTGGCAGAAGAAGGAGGGCGGCCGCAAGATCACCGAAACCAAGTGCTCGGTCGATACGGTGGTGGCGGTCGAGTTTCACCCCCTCGATAAGGGACAGATCATTACGATAGGGAAAAATCATATCGCCTTTTGGTCGCTCGACCAGAACGGCATGCTGTACAAGCGGATGGGCGTGTTCGAGAGCTTCGAGAAGCCCAAGTACGTGACGGCGATCTCGTTCACGCAGACGGGCGACGTCGTGACCGGCGATTCGAGCGGCAATCTGGCCGTGTGGAAGCGGGGCACCAACGTTATCAGTCGCTTCCTGAAGAAGGTGCACGAGGGACCGGTGTTCTCGATCTGTGCCCTGCGCAATGGGGGCTTCGTGACGGGCGGCAAGGatggactgctgctgctgttcgacGACGCGCTCCACATCAAGGCGGAACAGATCGTCGAAGCACACTTCGGAGCGGTGCGAGTCGTAGCGGAGGGCAAGGGCTCGCAGCTGCTCATCGGTACGACGAAGAACTGCATACTCTCCGGTGACTTTACTCTCAGCCTCGTGCCGATCGTGATGGGCCACACGGACATTCTGTGGTCGCTGGCAACGCATCCGCAGGTGGCACAGTTCGTCACCGGCGGGCGGGACAGGTTGCTGCAGCTGTGGGACTCGCTGTCGCACTCGGTCGTGTGGAGCAAGGACATCGGCGAACCGATCCACGCAGTCCAGATAGCGAATGCGGGCGACGTGATTGTGGCGGGCGGTGTCGGTGGCCGTTGGTCGGTGTTCGATATCGTAACCCGGGAGCTGTTGGCCACGTACACGGACGGGCAGGAGGTGATACAGTGCATGCAGTTCTCACCCGACGGTAATCTGCTGGCGGTCGGCTCCAAAGACAACTGCATCTACATCTACCAGTGCACGAAGGTGGCGCACCGGTTTTCCAAGATTGGAAAGTGCACG GGTCATTCTAGTTTCATATCACATCTCGATTGGTCCAAGGACAGTCAAGTGTTGCGATCGAACTCGGGCGACTACGAAATACTATACT GGAATCCCACGCTTTGTCGCCAAATAACGAGCCAAAGCACGGTAAAGAACCTTGAATGGGCCACCCAGAACTGCTCGGTCAGCTTTGAAACGATCGGCATTTGGCCGGAAAATTTCGACGGCACGGACATCAACAGTGTGTGCAAGGACGGCGAGGAGCAGTTCCTGGTTTGTGCCGATGATTTCGGCAAAATTCGACTGTTTAGTTTCCCAGCATCGCAGCCAAAG TCGCTATCGCATAGTTACAGGGGACACAGCAGCCACGTAACAGCGGTACAGTTTATGCACGATGGCGTCCGTCTTCTGTCGGCCGGCGGTATGGACACAAGTGTACTGCAGTGGCGAGTAGTGTAA
- the LOC120955161 gene encoding echinoderm microtubule-associated protein-like 2 isoform X3: MWCSVCLLSRCVTTIEEMLETEKAGLVERVYDLERQVLEHKDEIVCLKSTLADVLRRLATIDNSYENSTSGSGRGGTGTPAAGGAGGGSGGHHTVSDNVSASGQNSLSSKSFRFSRNTLTRLNSTVDEKRFGRVPSRVTSSPSRVKTNLAQKAIHYSNGSLHSDSMSSHSISPAPSPSPRQPNASAVANSHHALLASSGGMGKRWSSTGDFISTPGSPSGTGSSGSMSRFSAKSLLNLSGNSSRQGQTHPYVQRKNEDDEYVKLYISGRPIVIHLPEAQLSTYELTKVQPAPNRRLRLDWAYGYRGKDCRSNLYQLPTGEMVYFVAAVVILYNMDEHTQRHYLGHTDDVKSLAVHPNKLLVASGQCGGHEGRDSLPHILIWNSVSLATLNMIGCGEFTGSINCLSFSRADSGSILAAIDDSPDKIISIWDWQKKEGGRKITETKCSVDTVVAVEFHPLDKGQIITIGKNHIAFWSLDQNGMLYKRMGVFESFEKPKYVTAISFTQTGDVVTGDSSGNLAVWKRGTNVISRFLKKVHEGPVFSICALRNGGFVTGGKDGLLLLFDDALHIKAEQIVEAHFGAVRVVAEGKGSQLLIGTTKNCILSGDFTLSLVPIVMGHTDILWSLATHPQVAQFVTGGRDRLLQLWDSLSHSVVWSKDIGEPIHAVQIANAGDVIVAGGVGGRWSVFDIVTRELLATYTDGQEVIQCMQFSPDGNLLAVGSKDNCIYIYQCTKVAHRFSKIGKCTGHSSFISHLDWSKDSQVLRSNSGDYEILYWNPTLCRQITSQSTVKNLEWATQNCSVSFETIGIWPENFDGTDINSVCKDGEEQFLVCADDFGKIRLFSFPASQPKSLSHSYRGHSSHVTAVQFMHDGVRLLSAGGMDTSVLQWRVV, translated from the exons ATGTGGTGTAGTGTTTGCTTGTTGTCGCGTTGTGTAACGACGATCG AGGAAATGCTGGAAACCGAAAAGGCCGGCCTAGTGGAGCGAGTGTACGATCTCGAGCGGCAGGTACTGGAGCACAAGGATGAGATCGTCTGTCTCAAGTCCACGCTGGCCGATGTATTACGTCGGCTGGCCACAATAGATAACAGCTACGAGAACAGCACGAGCGGCAGCGGTCGCGGCGGTACCGGGACGCCTGCTGCGGGCGGTGCGGGAGGAGGCAGCGGCGGACATCATACGGTCAGCGATAACGTTTCCGCCAGTGGGCAGAATAGTTTATCCAGCAAAAGTTTTCGCTTCTCCCGCAACACACTCACGAGGC TAAATTCCACCGTGGATGAAAAACGCTTCGGTCGCGTCCCGTCGCGGGTGACCAGCTCGCCGTCCCGCGTAAAGACGAACCTCGCGCAAAAGGCCATCCACTATTCGAACGGCTCGCTGCACTCCGACTCGATGAGCAGTCATTCGATCTCGCCCGCCCCGTCCCCTTCGCCGCGGCAACCGAATGCGTCCGCTGTGGCCAACTCGCACCATGCCCTGCTCGCGTCGTCCGGCGGCATGGGCAAGCGGTGGTCCTCGACGGGAGATTTCATCAGCACACCCGGCAGCCCGAGCGGCACCGGAAGCAGTGGAAG CATGTCGAGGTTTTCGGCCAAATCACTGCTGAATCTCAGTGGCAACTCCAGCCGCCAGGGCCAAACGCATCCGTACGTGCAGCGCAAGAACGAGGACGACGAGTACGTGAAGCTGTACATCAGCGGACGGCCGATCGTAATTCACCTTCCCGAAGCACAACTGTCCACGTACGAGCTGACGAAGGTGCAGCCGGCCCCGAACAGACGCTTGCGGCTCGATTGGGCCTACGGCTACCGCGGCAAGGACTGTCGCTCCAATCTGTACCAGCTGCCGACCGGCGAGATGGTGTACTTTGTGGCAGCCGTCGTCATCCTGTACAACATGGACGAGCACACGCAGCGTCACTACCTCGGGCACACGGACGACGTGAAGAGCCTGGCCGTCCATCCGAACAAGCTGCTGGTGGCCAGCGGTCAGTGCGGTGGGCACGAAGGGCGCGATTCGTTACCTCACATCCTCATCTGGAATTCGGTCTCGTTGGCCACGCTCAACATGATCGGTTGCGGCGAGTTTACCGGTTCGATCAACTGCCTTTCCTTCAGCCGAGCGGACAGTGGCAGCATTCTGGCCGCAATCGATGATTCGCCGGACAAGATCATCTCCATCTGGGACTGGCAGAAGAAGGAGGGCGGCCGCAAGATCACCGAAACCAAGTGCTCGGTCGATACGGTGGTGGCGGTCGAGTTTCACCCCCTCGATAAGGGACAGATCATTACGATAGGGAAAAATCATATCGCCTTTTGGTCGCTCGACCAGAACGGCATGCTGTACAAGCGGATGGGCGTGTTCGAGAGCTTCGAGAAGCCCAAGTACGTGACGGCGATCTCGTTCACGCAGACGGGCGACGTCGTGACCGGCGATTCGAGCGGCAATCTGGCCGTGTGGAAGCGGGGCACCAACGTTATCAGTCGCTTCCTGAAGAAGGTGCACGAGGGACCGGTGTTCTCGATCTGTGCCCTGCGCAATGGGGGCTTCGTGACGGGCGGCAAGGatggactgctgctgctgttcgacGACGCGCTCCACATCAAGGCGGAACAGATCGTCGAAGCACACTTCGGAGCGGTGCGAGTCGTAGCGGAGGGCAAGGGCTCGCAGCTGCTCATCGGTACGACGAAGAACTGCATACTCTCCGGTGACTTTACTCTCAGCCTCGTGCCGATCGTGATGGGCCACACGGACATTCTGTGGTCGCTGGCAACGCATCCGCAGGTGGCACAGTTCGTCACCGGCGGGCGGGACAGGTTGCTGCAGCTGTGGGACTCGCTGTCGCACTCGGTCGTGTGGAGCAAGGACATCGGCGAACCGATCCACGCAGTCCAGATAGCGAATGCGGGCGACGTGATTGTGGCGGGCGGTGTCGGTGGCCGTTGGTCGGTGTTCGATATCGTAACCCGGGAGCTGTTGGCCACGTACACGGACGGGCAGGAGGTGATACAGTGCATGCAGTTCTCACCCGACGGTAATCTGCTGGCGGTCGGCTCCAAAGACAACTGCATCTACATCTACCAGTGCACGAAGGTGGCGCACCGGTTTTCCAAGATTGGAAAGTGCACG GGTCATTCTAGTTTCATATCACATCTCGATTGGTCCAAGGACAGTCAAGTGTTGCGATCGAACTCGGGCGACTACGAAATACTATACT GGAATCCCACGCTTTGTCGCCAAATAACGAGCCAAAGCACGGTAAAGAACCTTGAATGGGCCACCCAGAACTGCTCGGTCAGCTTTGAAACGATCGGCATTTGGCCGGAAAATTTCGACGGCACGGACATCAACAGTGTGTGCAAGGACGGCGAGGAGCAGTTCCTGGTTTGTGCCGATGATTTCGGCAAAATTCGACTGTTTAGTTTCCCAGCATCGCAGCCAAAG TCGCTATCGCATAGTTACAGGGGACACAGCAGCCACGTAACAGCGGTACAGTTTATGCACGATGGCGTCCGTCTTCTGTCGGCCGGCGGTATGGACACAAGTGTACTGCAGTGGCGAGTAGTGTAA
- the LOC120955161 gene encoding echinoderm microtubule-associated protein-like 2 isoform X2 — MSAVQPVLSTADTAKKTMDVSNGSKEWQEMLETEKAGLVERVYDLERQVLEHKDEIVCLKSTLADVLRRLATIDNSYENSTSGSGRGGTGTPAAGGAGGGSGGHHTVSDNVSASGQNSLSSKSFRFSRNTLTRLNSTVDEKRFGRVPSRVTSSPSRVKTNLAQKAIHYSNGSLHSDSMSSHSISPAPSPSPRQPNASAVANSHHALLASSGGMGKRWSSTGDFISTPGSPSGTGSSGSMSRFSAKSLLNLSGNSSRQGQTHPYVQRKNEDDEYVKLYISGRPIVIHLPEAQLSTYELTKVQPAPNRRLRLDWAYGYRGKDCRSNLYQLPTGEMVYFVAAVVILYNMDEHTQRHYLGHTDDVKSLAVHPNKLLVASGQCGGHEGRDSLPHILIWNSVSLATLNMIGCGEFTGSINCLSFSRADSGSILAAIDDSPDKIISIWDWQKKEGGRKITETKCSVDTVVAVEFHPLDKGQIITIGKNHIAFWSLDQNGMLYKRMGVFESFEKPKYVTAISFTQTGDVVTGDSSGNLAVWKRGTNVISRFLKKVHEGPVFSICALRNGGFVTGGKDGLLLLFDDALHIKAEQIVEAHFGAVRVVAEGKGSQLLIGTTKNCILSGDFTLSLVPIVMGHTDILWSLATHPQVAQFVTGGRDRLLQLWDSLSHSVVWSKDIGEPIHAVQIANAGDVIVAGGVGGRWSVFDIVTRELLATYTDGQEVIQCMQFSPDGNLLAVGSKDNCIYIYQCTKVAHRFSKIGKCTGHSSFISHLDWSKDSQVLRSNSGDYEILYWNPTLCRQITSQSTVKNLEWATQNCSVSFETIGIWPENFDGTDINSVCKDGEEQFLVCADDFGKIRLFSFPASQPKSLSHSYRGHSSHVTAVQFMHDGVRLLSAGGMDTSVLQWRVV, encoded by the exons ATGTCCGCAGTACAGCCCGTGTTGTCAACAGCGGACACCGCGAAGAAGACGATGGATGTGTCGAACGGTTCCAAAGAATGGc AGGAAATGCTGGAAACCGAAAAGGCCGGCCTAGTGGAGCGAGTGTACGATCTCGAGCGGCAGGTACTGGAGCACAAGGATGAGATCGTCTGTCTCAAGTCCACGCTGGCCGATGTATTACGTCGGCTGGCCACAATAGATAACAGCTACGAGAACAGCACGAGCGGCAGCGGTCGCGGCGGTACCGGGACGCCTGCTGCGGGCGGTGCGGGAGGAGGCAGCGGCGGACATCATACGGTCAGCGATAACGTTTCCGCCAGTGGGCAGAATAGTTTATCCAGCAAAAGTTTTCGCTTCTCCCGCAACACACTCACGAGGC TAAATTCCACCGTGGATGAAAAACGCTTCGGTCGCGTCCCGTCGCGGGTGACCAGCTCGCCGTCCCGCGTAAAGACGAACCTCGCGCAAAAGGCCATCCACTATTCGAACGGCTCGCTGCACTCCGACTCGATGAGCAGTCATTCGATCTCGCCCGCCCCGTCCCCTTCGCCGCGGCAACCGAATGCGTCCGCTGTGGCCAACTCGCACCATGCCCTGCTCGCGTCGTCCGGCGGCATGGGCAAGCGGTGGTCCTCGACGGGAGATTTCATCAGCACACCCGGCAGCCCGAGCGGCACCGGAAGCAGTGGAAG CATGTCGAGGTTTTCGGCCAAATCACTGCTGAATCTCAGTGGCAACTCCAGCCGCCAGGGCCAAACGCATCCGTACGTGCAGCGCAAGAACGAGGACGACGAGTACGTGAAGCTGTACATCAGCGGACGGCCGATCGTAATTCACCTTCCCGAAGCACAACTGTCCACGTACGAGCTGACGAAGGTGCAGCCGGCCCCGAACAGACGCTTGCGGCTCGATTGGGCCTACGGCTACCGCGGCAAGGACTGTCGCTCCAATCTGTACCAGCTGCCGACCGGCGAGATGGTGTACTTTGTGGCAGCCGTCGTCATCCTGTACAACATGGACGAGCACACGCAGCGTCACTACCTCGGGCACACGGACGACGTGAAGAGCCTGGCCGTCCATCCGAACAAGCTGCTGGTGGCCAGCGGTCAGTGCGGTGGGCACGAAGGGCGCGATTCGTTACCTCACATCCTCATCTGGAATTCGGTCTCGTTGGCCACGCTCAACATGATCGGTTGCGGCGAGTTTACCGGTTCGATCAACTGCCTTTCCTTCAGCCGAGCGGACAGTGGCAGCATTCTGGCCGCAATCGATGATTCGCCGGACAAGATCATCTCCATCTGGGACTGGCAGAAGAAGGAGGGCGGCCGCAAGATCACCGAAACCAAGTGCTCGGTCGATACGGTGGTGGCGGTCGAGTTTCACCCCCTCGATAAGGGACAGATCATTACGATAGGGAAAAATCATATCGCCTTTTGGTCGCTCGACCAGAACGGCATGCTGTACAAGCGGATGGGCGTGTTCGAGAGCTTCGAGAAGCCCAAGTACGTGACGGCGATCTCGTTCACGCAGACGGGCGACGTCGTGACCGGCGATTCGAGCGGCAATCTGGCCGTGTGGAAGCGGGGCACCAACGTTATCAGTCGCTTCCTGAAGAAGGTGCACGAGGGACCGGTGTTCTCGATCTGTGCCCTGCGCAATGGGGGCTTCGTGACGGGCGGCAAGGatggactgctgctgctgttcgacGACGCGCTCCACATCAAGGCGGAACAGATCGTCGAAGCACACTTCGGAGCGGTGCGAGTCGTAGCGGAGGGCAAGGGCTCGCAGCTGCTCATCGGTACGACGAAGAACTGCATACTCTCCGGTGACTTTACTCTCAGCCTCGTGCCGATCGTGATGGGCCACACGGACATTCTGTGGTCGCTGGCAACGCATCCGCAGGTGGCACAGTTCGTCACCGGCGGGCGGGACAGGTTGCTGCAGCTGTGGGACTCGCTGTCGCACTCGGTCGTGTGGAGCAAGGACATCGGCGAACCGATCCACGCAGTCCAGATAGCGAATGCGGGCGACGTGATTGTGGCGGGCGGTGTCGGTGGCCGTTGGTCGGTGTTCGATATCGTAACCCGGGAGCTGTTGGCCACGTACACGGACGGGCAGGAGGTGATACAGTGCATGCAGTTCTCACCCGACGGTAATCTGCTGGCGGTCGGCTCCAAAGACAACTGCATCTACATCTACCAGTGCACGAAGGTGGCGCACCGGTTTTCCAAGATTGGAAAGTGCACG GGTCATTCTAGTTTCATATCACATCTCGATTGGTCCAAGGACAGTCAAGTGTTGCGATCGAACTCGGGCGACTACGAAATACTATACT GGAATCCCACGCTTTGTCGCCAAATAACGAGCCAAAGCACGGTAAAGAACCTTGAATGGGCCACCCAGAACTGCTCGGTCAGCTTTGAAACGATCGGCATTTGGCCGGAAAATTTCGACGGCACGGACATCAACAGTGTGTGCAAGGACGGCGAGGAGCAGTTCCTGGTTTGTGCCGATGATTTCGGCAAAATTCGACTGTTTAGTTTCCCAGCATCGCAGCCAAAG TCGCTATCGCATAGTTACAGGGGACACAGCAGCCACGTAACAGCGGTACAGTTTATGCACGATGGCGTCCGTCTTCTGTCGGCCGGCGGTATGGACACAAGTGTACTGCAGTGGCGAGTAGTGTAA